One window from the genome of Lachancea thermotolerans CBS 6340 chromosome B complete sequence encodes:
- the APC1 gene encoding anaphase promoting complex subunit 1 (similar to uniprot|P53886 Saccharomyces cerevisiae YNL172W APC1 Largest subunit of the Anaphase- Promoting Complex/Cyclosome (APC/C) which is a ubiquitin- protein ligase required for degradation of anaphase inhibitors including mitotic cyclins during the metaphase/anaphase transition): MPKIPSVFLQNSKHGEVWVFDTRIVEWRLGGKCLRKLEFGGEKVLNAGFVDFESVKECLVVVLEDRAHVYYVGKGDFSIVSFPFSVSKAFFHVNGVLLERKLEEENAVGSKSPFAATKHRFITLSDPLNLFGSLVISSNLPEQQDSKATILHFPRAWDDHVSVLHDCNAKTLYFYNCKILAPARASGSSSSSKSHNHESAPYPANSRKKSYASLAGDAATYGKTSASNKRMLSNEHGSLASSSSSVPHATNAHPNNTATLSTELTNNLRKISIMNRRSASATMGIDLDQPSQTTGPSQSHPGVDYMKRSASATLDRMGSGSALDITPSNSSQFSQELFDHAVLTKDVVLTRISQTPLSIDISPNTHVESCRFEDKEAIILHDPDSQWGKIWIFDLNSSMTESMKFKAFNNTPIALTKIIDIKWSLIRNYCIHNSKLLPGYLMLLSSSGEEITLYNPFLNLTSNPMLIPSREHERALYFSRENLVITSEKASPVNLAILPQIEAVKHCFTAIRYLCDSFTYNYILLLWQVARSSVGEKQAACADFTALKLALLSLLQLERCPVNIKAHMEHIRQSPIFDARFDGARFLPKIVMGMHLISEEYKLNLLQKQNVEMLEGILYLLTTLMKWPRLWKEFYGANEKEDTSFEYKLSNRHFAHPLDEPPSILKSLYSVSDESTIPITPFITFSRLLEDGSSVDHIITPRTNKILQLFESLDAIKFSQSNLLDIMNSLNIDSYELETYPLGVFAPLKRVLKSVENHVSEVNTGSDFTLIDRPDLQKNQEVLKSVQCDTTQTRKPLQPLVSLGPKGRENSKLQGCQPRSIRTIIDDILCLTENQPSDNLSGTNINEEVGEGQVLKRNASLIFSEDRRFFDVVELLLYNIPHKLAVLINEKSYTRALKKKRLFSQILALRTFTSGIGWGAVAFSTEKPLATQKWPQPKMNLHCIFTDKTTVTVDPKECDPSLLSWGEFHGGVSSGLRISRKSTGITGSWITFTKPPELNAQHGGFLLGLGLNGHLKNLEEWHVYNYLSPKQTHTSIGLMLGMSASLRGTMDLKLTKVLSVHIVALLPHGSSDLNVNYRVQTAGLIGVGLLYQNSQHRRMSDMLFAEVSSFVSIDEEAVPDEGYRLAAGIALGLVNIGAGAKAAEAQFKKMAHAETYTSDEDDEDSEFAEFRANNGNLDPKIINGLMNIVNSVHDTEESWMPANSQIGAVVALMLIYLKTNNRTVAEKLAPSSEEINLKARPYTRPELYMYREWAHHMILWDHIASNTEWLFKGINIACALQVNTDFLPIYYCIAGRALALGLKFASSGNSEARDNILALVDKLLPLYQCPIDARLDFQLTIKAINVLLNVLLVSVSMIMSGTGDLAVFRRVKFLHETVSGKNSDLFRTPLRKRQQKRNHTEDEMSVDLTEEPEDGVQAEGNDLGEELEEEEANSTINEELESDDASDESRRYKDEENHFGKFMATSLSLGFLFLGSGQYAFKVSKLENLAYLIMSVLPTYMCPYYLQETKHFWSMAVEYRSLLVCDSRTGASLNKVPVDVTFKGSKSSNTFSTLKMVSPCLLPDVRLIRSIKILSPDYYPVSLDFRSDEDRINFFNNGCVLYVPPREDDGNGWQQNQEAADKSCEVRQILKKKVMSLSSPSASTSKSKCTDDILKHLGLANQESLEIENEVLKLKENQDPLLDENLMMSCQNQSKSYHLELWRRRHKF, translated from the coding sequence ATGCCTAAAATTCCTAGTGTCTTCTTACAAAATTCTAAGCACGGCGAAGTCTGGGTTTTCGACACACGCATCGTAGAGTGGAGGCTGGGGGGTAAATGCCTGCGTAAGCTCGAGTTCGGTGGCGAAAAGGTACTCAATGCGGGGTTTGTGGACTTCGAGTCCGTCAAAGAATGTCTCGTAGTGGTGCTCGAAGACCGCGCCCATGTTTATTACGTCGGGAAAGGAGATTTTAGCATCGTGAGCTTCCCGTTCTCAGTGTCCAAGGCGTTTTTCCACGTCAACGGCGTGCTATTGGAACGCAAgctcgaggaagaaaatgcCGTCGGTTCCAAATCTCCGTTTGCAGCCACCAAGCACCGATTCATCACGTTGTCGGACCCATTGAACCTTTTTGGGTCTCTGGTAATTTCGTCGAACCTGCCGGAACAGCAAGATTCGAAAGCCACGATCCTGCATTTCCCCCGCGCGTGGGACGACCACGTCAGCGTTCTGCATGACTGCAATGCGAAGACGCTGTATTTCTACAACTGCAAAATTCTGGCTCCGGCACGGGCGTCGGGGTCTTCCTCGAGCTCCAAGTCCCACAACCACGAGTCTGCGCCTTACCCCGCAAACTCACGGAAGAAAAGCTACGCATCTTTAGCAGGCGATGCGGCGACATACGGCAAAACGTCGGCTTCCAACAAGAGAATGCTGTCCAATGAGCATGGTTCCCTggcctcttcctcgtcgtctGTACCGCATGCCACAAACGCTCATCCAAACAACACTGCAACTCTTTCCACGGAGCTCACTAACAACCTGCGAAAGATTTCAATCATGAACAGGCGTTCGGCCTCGGCAACCATGGGCATAGATCTTGACCAGCCCTCTCAAACGACAGGCCCATCACAGAGTCACCCTGGCGTAGACTACATGAAAAGGAGCGCTTCAGCAACGCTAGACCGAATGGGATCTGGTAGCGCGCTGGACATTACTCCTTCTAACAGCTCTCAGTTTtcccaagaactttttgatcaCGCCGTGCTCACTAAAGATGTTGTTCTCACGAGAATCTCTCAAACCCCCTTATCCATCGATATCTCGCCCAACACACATGTGGAGAGTTGTAGATTTGAGGACAAGGAAGCCATCATTTTACATGATCCTGATTCCCAATGGGGAAAGATCTGGATATTTGACTTGAATTCATCAATGACCGAAAGCATGAAGTTTAAGGCTTTCAATAACACACCTATTGCATTGACCAAAATCATTGATATCAAGTGGTCCCTGATTCGCAACTATTGCATTCATAATTCCAAATTATTGCCTGGATACCTCATGCTCCTCAGCAGTTCGGGCGAAGAAATCACGCTATACAACCCCTTTTTGAATCTGACATCAAACCCTATGCTGATACCTTCCAGGGAGCACGAAAGGGCTCTGTATTTCTCTCGGGAAAACCTTGTCATAACAAGCGAGAAAGCGTCTCCAGTGAATCTAGCCATTCTTCCACAGATTGAAGCCGTGAAACACTGCTTTACTGCGATACGCTACCTATGCGATTCATTCACCTACAACTatattcttcttctttggcaagTTGCGAGAAGTAGCGTAGGCGAAAAGCAAGCTGCTTGTGCAGACTTTACGGCATTGAAACTCGCACTACTTAGTCTACTGCAGCTGGAACGTTGCCCTGTGAACATAAAAGCGCATATGGAACATATACGACAAAGTCCCATTTTCGACGCTAGATTCGATGGAGCTAGATTCCTGCCCAAAATCGTGATGGGCATGCATCTAATAAGCGAAGAGTATAAGCTGAACCTATTACAGAAGCAGAATGTTGAAATGCTGGAAGGCATTCTCTATTTGTTAACTACTTTGATGAAGTGGCCACGGCTTTGGAAGGAGTTTTATGGAGCTAACGAAAAGGAGGATACATCTTTTGAGTACAAATTATCAAATCGCCACTTTGCTCACCCCCTCGATGAGCCGCCAtcgattttgaagtctttgtaTAGTGTTTCAGATGAAAGCACAATTCCAATTACACCTTTCATCACATTTTCGCGGCTCTTAGAAGACGGGTCTTCTGTTGATCACATTATCACTCCACGCACTAACAAAATATTGCAACTATTTGAGAGTTTAGATGCCATCAAGTTTTCACAGTCAAACCTGCTGGATATTATGAACTCTTTGAACATCGACTCATATGAGCTTGAAACCTACCCACTGGGAGTTTTTGCTCCTTTGAAAAGAGTTTTAAAGAGCGTTGAGAATCACGTCAGTGAAGTAAACACGGGGTCTGATTTTACGTTAATTGACCGCCCTGaccttcaaaaaaatcagGAAGTTCTCAAATCAGTGCAATGCGATACAACTCAGACCCGAAAACCTCTTCAACCTCTTGTCAGTTTAGGCCCGAAGGGCCGCGAAAATAGCAAGCTCCAGGGGTGTCAACCGAGAAGCATCAGAACTATAATTGACGACATTCTATGCTTGACTGAAAACCAGCCAAGTGACAATCTTTCAGGTACGAATATCAacgaagaagttggagagGGCCAAGTATTAAAACGCAATGCTTCCTTGATATTTTCTGAGGATCGTAGGTTTTTTGACGTCGTGGAACTTCTGCTCTACAATATACCTCACAAGTTGGCAGTGCTCATAAATGAAAAGAGCTATACAAGGGCACTAAAAAAGAAGCGACTTTTTTCGCAAATACTAGCTTTAAGAACTTTCACATCTGGGATTGGGTGGGGAGCGGTCGCATTTTCAACTGAAAAGCCCTTGGCGACGCAAAAATGGCCACAGCCAAAGATGAATCTCCATTGCATATTCACAGATAAAACAACAGTCACCGTAGATCCTAAGGAATGCGATCCTTCCTTGTTGTCATGGGGTGAGTTTCACGGAGGTGTCAGCTCAGGGCTCCGTATTTCCAGGAAATCGACAGGCATAACAGGCAGTTGGATTACTTTCACCAAACCACCAGAACTCAATGCGCAGCACGGCGGGTTTCTTCTAGGGCTGGGCTTAAATGGACATCTAAAAAATTTAGAGGAATGGCATGTCTACAACTACCTGAGTCCCAAGCAGACACACACAAGTATTGGGCTAATGCTTGGGATGAGTGCGAGCTTAAGAGGCACTATGGACCTCAAACTAACCAAAGTTTTGAGCGTACATATAGTTGCCCTTTTGCCCCATGGATCCAGTGATCTTAACGTGAACTATAGAGTACAAACAGCTGGATTGATTGGTGTGGGCCTTCTTTACCAAAACTCGCAGCATAGAAGAATGAGCGACATGCTATTCGCGGAGGTTTCCTCTTTTGTTAGTATAGATGAAGAAGCGGTACCGGATGAGGGATATAGGCTTGCCGCAGGAATAGCGTTGGGCCTTGTTAATATTGGTGCAGGCGCCAAGGCAGCTGAGGCccaattcaaaaaaatggcTCATGCTGAAACTTATACaagcgacgaagacgacgaggacaGCGAGTTCGCGGAATTTAGAGCTAACAACGGTAACCTTGATCCAAAGATTATCAACGGCCTTATGAACATTGTTAATAGCGTCCATGACACCGAGGAGAGTTGGATGCCAGCAAACTCTCAAATCGGGGCTGTAGTAGCCTTGATGCTAATTTACTTGAAGACTAATAATCGCACTGTTGCGGAGAAACTGGCACCCAGTTCAGAAGAAATAAACCTGAAAGCAAGACCATATACAAGGCCCGAGCTTTATATGTACCGTGAATGGGCGCACCACATGATACTCTGGGATCATATAGCAAGCAACACAGAATGGCTGTTCAAAGGAATTAATATCGCTTGCGCGCTGCAGGTCAATACGGACTTTTTACCAATCTATTACTGCATTGCGGGACGCGCTTTGGCCCTAGGATTGAAGTTCGCCTCGTCAGGAAACAGTGAGGCCCGCGACAATATCCTCGCATTGGTCGACAAACTGCTTCCATTGTACCAGTGCCCTATCGATGCGAGGCTGGACTTCCAATTAACAATCAAAGCTATAAATGTTCTATTGAACGTGCTCCTGGTTTCAGTGAGTATGATAATGAGTGGAACTGGCGATCTGGCTGTATTCAGGAGGGTAAAGTTTCTGCATGAAACAGTTAGCGGCAAAAACTCTGACCTGTTTCGCACTCCACTTCGCAAAAGACAGCAAAAGAGGAACCACACAGAGGACGAGATGTCAGTGGACCTCACGGAAGAGCCGGAAGATGGTGTTCAAGCCGAAGGAAATGACTTAGGCGAGGAActggaagaggaagaagctaaCTCAACGAtcaatgaagagcttgaaagcgACGACGCGAGCGACGAAAGCCGCCGCTACAAGGATGAGGAAAACCACTTCGGAAAGTTCATGGCTACAAGTTTAAGCTTAggtttcttgtttttgggaTCCGGTCAATATGCATTCAAAGTTTCTAAGTTGGAAAACTTAGCTTATCTCATTATGTCAGTACTCCCGACGTATATGTGCCCTTACTATCTTCAAGAGACAAAGCACTTCTGGAGCATGGCTGTTGAATACAGAAGCTTGCTAGTTTGCGATTCCAGAACTGGGGCTAGCCTTAACAAAGTCCCTGTTGACGTGACCTTCAAGGGTTCGAAAAGCTCGAACACTTTTTCGACACTAAAAATGGTCTCTCCTTGTCTCCTGCCTGACGTACGGCTCATACGTTCGATAAAGATTCTCTCGCCCGATTACTACCCCGTTTCTTTAGACTTTAGATCAGACGAGGATCgcatcaacttcttcaataatGGCTGTGTTCTTTATGTGCCGCCAAGAGAAGACGATGGAAATGGCTGGCAACAGAACCAGGAGGCCGCCGACAAAAGTTGCGAGGTCAggcaaattttgaagaaaaaggtAATGTCCTTGTCTTCACCATCAGCGTCTACATCAAAAAGTAAATGCACTGACGATATACTAAAACATTTGGGACTTGCAAATCAAGAATCGTTagaaattgaaaatgaggtattgaaattgaaagaaaatcaagacCCCCTTCTTGATGAGAACCTGATGATGTCTTgtcaaaaccaaagcaaAAGTTACCACCTCGAACTTTGGCGTAGGCGCCACAAATTCTGA
- the PSD1 gene encoding phosphatidylserine decarboxylase 1 (similar to uniprot|P39006 Saccharomyces cerevisiae YNL169C PSD1 Phosphatidylserine decarboxylase of the mitochondrial inner membrane converts phosphatidylserine to phosphatidylethanolamine): protein MMNVKLGIMKGGTGMKSRLGMYKLGGAAGTRIRNRTASLWNRRFYSSRANHMLRISGYDRQVVVKLVVVTGVTLVLGSLLLNFAEREPEADEGHEGDEVDENGARKRGPKIKIFNNNWLFFWYSTLPLNAMSRLWGQVNSLTLPVWMRPWSFKLYAAMFGANLDEMEDPVLEHYQNLSEFFYRGIRPETRPVAPGDDVVVCPSDGKVLQLGVIDAHTGDIEQVKGMTYSVREFLGTHAHPQMTRSESHDSIKNSATADKDHIEFARINNIPYTFNDMIGETPGEDSSHLQKIKYTSEGDKSLPDASPSRPKIMKLLSQLSTHYISKMSDMKPENNKLFFAVIYLAPGDYHHYHSPVNWVCKLRRHFPGELFSVAPYFQRNFPNLFILNERVALLGHWKYGFFSMTPVGATNVGSIKLNFDKELVTNEKRNRRTKPHTCYEATYENTSSILGGVPLVKGEEMGGFMLGSTVVLCFEAPSDFNFDIKVGQAVKMGQPLGKTSQTAQESLGDGQE from the coding sequence ATGATGAACGTTAAGCTAGGGATTATGAAAGGAGGGACCGGAATGAAGAGCCGGCTCGGAATGTACAAACTAGGTGGAGCAGCTGGTACACGGATCCGCAACCGCACAGCGAGCCTCTGGAATCGTAGGTTCTACAGCTCGCGCGCAAACCACATGCTGCGAATTTCGGGCTACGATAGGCAGGTGGTGGTGAAGCTGGTGGTAGTCACAGGAGTCACCCTGGTACTGGGCAGTCTGCTACTTAACTTTGCGGAAAGAGAGCCGGAAGCTGACGAAGGCCATGAGGGTGATGAGGTTGACGAAAACGGCGCTCGCAAACGCGGACCCAAGATTAAGATTTTTAACAACAACTGGCTATTCTTCTGGTACTCTACGCTTCCTCTCAATGCGATGTCGCGGTTATGGGGTCAGGTAAACTCGTTGACGCTGCCCGTCTGGATGAGGCCATGGAGCTTCAAGCTGTACGCTGCCATGTTCGGCGCAAACCTTGACGAGATGGAAGACCCAGTTTTAGAGCACTACCAAAACTTATCTGAGTTCTTCTACCGTGGCATCAGACCCGAGACACGGCCTGTTGCTCCGGGCGACGACGTGGTAGTTTGCCCAAGCGATGGCAAGGTGTTGCAGCTTGGCGTGATCGACGCTCACACCGGCGATATAGAGCAGGTCAAAGGAATGACATATTCTGTCCGCGAATTTCTTGGGACCCACGCGCATCCTCAAATGACAAGAAGCGAGTCTCACGATAGTATTAAGAATTCAGCTACCGCAGACAAGGACCACATCGAGTTTGCACgcatcaacaacattcCGTACACTTTCAACGATATGATTGGTGAGACCCCCGGCGAAGATAGCTCGCACCTGCAGAAAATCAAGTACACTAGCGAAGGCGATAAATCGCTACCGGATGCATCACCTTCCAGACCCAAGATCATGAAGCTTCTCAGCCAACTCTCAACACATTATATTAGCAAGATGTCTGACATGAAGCCAGAAAacaacaagcttttctttgcagTCATCTACCTCGCACCCGGGGACTACCACCATTACCATTCTCCAGTAAATTGGGTGTGCAAGCTTCGTCGTCACTTTCCAGGCGAACTGTTTTCGGTGGCACCCTACTTCCAGCGCAACTTTCCAAACCTGTTCATATTGAATGAGCGTGTGGCTCTACTAGGCCATTGGAAGTATGGATTTTTCAGCATGACACCAGTGGGTGCAACTAACGTTGGGTCTATCAAACTAAACTTTGACAAAGAACTGGTCACAAACGAAAAACGCAATAGAAGAACCAAGCCTCACACTTGCTATGAAGCAACTTACGAGAATACAAGCTCTATTTTAGGCGGTGTTCCACTGGTCAAGGGAGAAGAGATGGGGGGCTTTATGTTGGGAAGCACGGTTGTACTATGTTTCGAAGCACCAAGCGATTTCAACTTTGATATCAAAGTTGGGCAAGCCGTTAAGATGGGCCAACCTCTCGGAAAAACGAGTCAAACGGCTCAAGAAAGCTTAGGAGACGGCCAAGAGTGA
- the DCD1 gene encoding deoxycytidine monophosphate deaminase (similar to uniprot|P06773 Saccharomyces cerevisiae YHR144C DCD1 Deaminase required for dCTP and dTTP synthesis expression is cell cycle regulated), protein MLLYVSETAGSGAWRLVEVLEKKFGFKRCFAEGGSVDLVVEEATARFTENWILSGELGLEELQKLEKRPFFAHITIDAALKLRVAGFGVEKNAGTGPATGADATAGTEASVGSQLQALIEHTEQQLERNPSLPLVLGRADIKFYVRTRDKLEFDCLAQELDRHLREINQGRDVRVPYHNTTPLRPDWDTYFMKLATLAASRSNCMKRRVGCVIVRDCRVIATGYNGTPRHLVNCHSGGCPRCNNGDAQLHACLCLHAEENALLEAGRDRVGPNAILYCDTCPCLTCSVKIVQTGIREVVYSQSYRMDEASFKVLQEGGVLVRQFSVLESPRYTVL, encoded by the coding sequence ATGCTTTTATATGTGAGCGAAACTGCTGGCAGCGGTGCATGGAGGTTGGTCGAAGTCCTGGAGAAAAAATTCGGGTTCAAACGATGTTTTGCTGAGGGCGGAAGCGTGGACTTAGTGGTGGAGGAGGCGACTGCGAGGTTTACCGAGAACTGGATATTGAGCGGAGAGCTGGGactcgaagagcttcaaaagctcgaaaagcGCCCGTTCTTTGCGCACATTACGATAGATGCGGCTCTGAAACTGCGCGTGGCTGGGTTCGGAGTCGAGAAGAATGCCGGAACTGGGCCTGCGACGGGCGCTGACGCAACAGCCGGCACTGAAGCAAGCGTAGGGTCACAGCTACAGGCTCTCATTGAACACACCGAACAGCAGTTGGAACGTAACCCAAGTCTACCCTTGGTCCTGGGACGCGCAGACATCAAGTTCTACGTGCGAACCCGCGATAAGCTTGAGTTCGACTGTCTGGCACAGGAGTTGGATCGTCACCTGCGCGAAATCAACCAGGGCCGCGATGTACGCGTACCATACCACAACACCACGCCCTTGAGGCCTGACTGGGACACGTATTTCATGAAGCTCGCCACGCTCGCAGCATCGCGCTCCAATTGCATGAAGCGACGCGTTGGGTGTGTAATCGTGCGCGACTGCAGGGTCATTGCCACAGGATACAATGGTACGCCGCGGCACCTCGTTAATTGCCATAGCGGTGGGTGCCCGCGCTGCAACAATGGCGACGCGCAGCTCCACGCCTGTCTCTGCCTTCATGCGGAAGAAAACGCACTGCTGGAGGCAGGGCGTGACCGGGTTGGCCCTAATGCCATATTGTACTGCGATACCTGCCCTTGCCTGACATGCTCGGTTAAGATCGTCCAAACAGGGATCCGCGAGGTCGTTTACTCGCAGAGCTACCGCATGGATGAagccagcttcaaagtacTACAGGAGGGCGGTGTGCTAGTACGCCAGTTCAGCGTTCTGGAAAGTCCTAGGTATACAGTGTTATAG
- the MDG1 gene encoding Mdg1p (weakly similar to uniprot|P38845 Saccharomyces cerevisiae YHR146W CRP1 Protein that binds to cruciform DNA structures): protein MAEYTFRWPEGPQDVILTGDFDNWSGSLPLVKSPRGDFAITMPIPPSSKNKFHFKFIVDGQWMVSDNYDVDHSSEGIENNFLVVSSLPTPSSNKAAAAGGKIPEIGLNLVAPEVAAPVLGTQAPQKAQPAPRSNKKSKKKRIQIKRRIRRNKKTGERTVLSEERSELKSGTDDETYETEETATATNTSREDTPLSTDLDPLVNPTQRQNEFSSTVMPSTENRQTTLGEPGIAIVKDAAQIKEFSEIRDVDADELNERLNRELAEKQNREASTVEETPAEKETEPLKSADEGVHVSPPEFPVVEKNISPPEFPVVEKDLSSPAVKGGEEESSSKAPVAAFAAIPTGDHDVASESPVPESPTLKEESAPATLAAGKKDVKPLEASAAEEKGPKPALASGKQPVVAALPAPEKDTSSSKALVPENDDSSTRALAGDVSPAEVAAIATSPSALPVAEKEVEPSSAVSEEISTPLVSQKAAYADSTSGVALASEDKEDGSEAPAAAGIFAVEQKSFIPAAAGAGAVATTVAAVGAVEALPEEKDSSLKGNAFASSLDPIQGKSQKLFERDVSEEEPSTAGATKDTIDTFEAIEAPQQKGVAPIAVAEVDTVQDHSKKMPSNEFGTQPIDENAKPSKVVQEETIVAAPVTGLDESHPDTAEHVHAEKDFTETPIAEPKTGSGASQKSKVTSPANDYDIVVVEGELGKLPAKSSAADASAAISEAPASHEKPADVVEGVPKESELVPKESADAFESNVSSSEQKVNVVEEIGVITSPEQEAELIRKTLDPKASSPGETEELLIVEGDIPPSQIAEYQEASEAAAAKAMANQNPEEAVVREEPSTNAAPKEPVKETSNVAHAKKASPVKQKPAASSTSKPAEKEKKKKKGLFSKIKKIFH, encoded by the coding sequence ATGGCAGAGTATACTTTTAGGTGGCCTGAAGGCCCGCAAGATGTTATTTTGACTGGTGATTTTGACAACTGGAGTGGAAGCTTGCCCCTGGTGAAAAGCCCAAGGGGGGACTTCGCTATCACCATGCCAATTCCACCCAGCTCGAAGAACAAATTTCATTTTAAGTTCATTGTTGACGGTCAGTGGATGGTCAGCGACAACTACGACGTCGACCACTCTTCAGAGGGCATCGAGAACAACTTCCTAGTTGTTTCATCGCTGCCTACCCCAAGCAGCAACAAGGCAGCCGCTGCCGGCGGCAAAATTCCTGAAATTGGACTCAACTTAGTGGCTCCGGAGGTTGCTGCTCCTGTGTTGGGTACTCAGGCTCCGCAGAAGGCACAGCCTGCCCCACGCTCAAAcaagaagagcaagaaaaagagaatcCAAATTAAGCGTAGAATCCGCAGAAACAAGAAGACAGGCGAGAGAACTGTTCTTTCTGAGGAGCGTTCCGAGCTCAAGTCGGGCACCGACGACGAGACTTACGAGACCGAAGAGACGGCCACGGCCACGAACACTTCAAGGGAAGACACTCCGCTTTCCACGGACCTCGACCCATTGGTCAACCCCACCCAGCGTCAGAATGAGTTCAGCAGCACAGTAATGCCTTCGACCGAAAACCGCCAGACGACATTGGGCGAACCCGGTATCGCCATTGTGAAGGATGCTGCTCAAATCAAGGAATTCTCGGAAATTAGAGACGTTGATGCCGACGAGCTCAATGAAAGGCTAAATCGTGAACTGGCTGAAAAGCAAAACCGCGAGGCATCTACTGTCGAAGAAACCCCTGCTGAGAAGGAGACCGAACCCTTGAAGTCAGCGGACGAAGGCGTGCACGTTTCACCTCCTGAATTCCCcgttgttgagaaaaacATTTCTCCACCTGAATTCCCCGTTGTTGAGAAGGATCTCTCATCGCCAGCCGTTAAAGGtggcgaagaagagagctCTTCTAAGGCCCCAGTGGCTGCCTTCGCTGCGATTCCTACTGGAGACCACGATGTTGCTTCGGAGTCCCCAGTTCCTGAATCTCCTACATTGAAGGAGGAGAGCGCGCCTGCTACTCTAGCCGCTGGAAAGAAGGACGTGAAACCTTTGGAAGCCTCAGCAGCCGAGGAGAAGGGGCCTAAGCCTGCTCTGGCGTCCGGAAAGCAACCGGTTGTTGCTGCACTTCCAGCGCCAGAGAAAGACacttcatcttcgaaggCTCTTGTTCCTGAGAATGACGACTCTTCCACTAGGGCTTTGGCTGGCGACGTTTCTCCTGCTGAAGTGGCTGCTATAGCCACTTCTCCTTCAGCGCTCCcagttgctgaaaaagaggtTGAACCAAGTTCTGCAGTTTCTGAGGAAATCTCTACACCGCTTGTATCTCAAAAGGCCGCGTATGCTGATTCTACTTCTGGGGTCGCTTTAGCTTCTGAGGATAAGGAAGATGGCTCTGAGGCGCCAGCTGCCGCTGGTATTTTCGCCGTTGAACAAAAGTCCTTTAttccagctgctgcggGTGCAGGAGCTGTTGCAACGACTGTCGCTGCCGTTGGCGCTGTTGAGGCCCtgccagaagaaaaggatTCTTCCTTGAAGGGCAATGCGTTTGCATCTTCCCTAGATCCTATTCAGggaaaaagtcaaaagCTATTCGAAAGGGACGTGtccgaagaagaaccaagTACAGCTGGTGCAACTAAAGACACTATCGACACTTTCGAGGCAATTGAGGCGCCTCAGCAAAAAGGTGTTGCTCCAAttgctgttgctgaggTCGATACTGTTCAAGACCATAGCAAGAAAATGCCAAGTAACGAATTTGGCACTCAGCCTATTGATGAGAACGCGAAACCAAGCAAGGtggttcaagaagaaactATTGTAGCTGCGCCAGTCACAGGCTTGGATGAGTCCCATCCAGACACTGCTGAGCATGTGCATGCTGAAAAGGATTTTACTGAGACTCCTATTGCCGAACCAAAGACTGGCTCAGGTGCTTCTCAGAAATCCAAAGTCACATCTCCCGCGAACGATTACGACATTGTTGTGGTAGAAGGCGAATTGGGCAAGCTACCAGCGAAGTCATCTGCTGCTGACGCATCTGCTGCCATTTCCGAGGCCCCTGCTTCTCACGAAAAGCCTGCAGATGTAGTGGAAGGTGTTCCAAAAGAGTCGGAGTTGGTGCCTAAGGAGTCTGCAGACGCCTTTGAGAGCAACGTGAGCTCTAGTGAACAAAAAGTCAACGTAGTCGAGGAAATTGGTGTGATTACTTCTCCCGAACAGGAAGCCGAGCTAATTCGCAAGACATTAGATCCAAAGGCTTCGTCCCCTGGCGAGACCGAAGAGTTGCTAATTGTCGAGGGGGATATTCCACCTTCTCAGATCGCTGAGTATCAAGAGGCCAGCGAGGCCGCAGCCGCTAAAGCTATGGCGAATCAGAATCCTGAGGAGGCAGTTGTGCGCGAAGAGCCAAGCACAAATGCTGCACCAAAGGAACCTGTCAAGGAAACTTCTAACGTCGCTCACGCGAAGAAAGCGTCTCCAgtgaaacaaaagccagcagcctcttctACCAGTAAGCCCGCcgagaaagaaaagaagaagaagaagggtctcttctcaaagatcaagaagatcttccaTTGA